One window from the genome of Elaeis guineensis isolate ETL-2024a chromosome 5, EG11, whole genome shotgun sequence encodes:
- the LOC105044470 gene encoding aspartate--tRNA ligase, chloroplastic/mitochondrial isoform X3, translating into MASILRVAPFLYPRLARLARFPSALPSRFLTRRVFAASRFSSTSPSSVSPSPPPPPETLPSDSRSEAPTSSPLQWVSRTAFCGDLGVEDVGRRVRLCGWVALHRVHGGLTFLNLRDPSGIVQVTTLPNEFPDAYSTVNKLRLEYVITVEGIVQARPKESVNNKMKTGAIEVAAEHVIVLNSVNRALPFPVTTADDVKDIITEEIRLRYRFLDLRRPQMQSNLRLRHRVVKLLRRYLEDKHDFVEIETPILSRSTPEGARDYLVPSRVQPGTFYALPQSPQLFKQMLMVSGFERYYQLARCFRDEDLRADRQPEFTQLDMELAFTPLEEMLKLNEDLIRHLFQEIAGIQLPNPFPRLTYAEAMSRYGSDRPDLRFDLELRDVSHKFGCHIENFLLEMQVSDIFSGYNFKVFADSLENGGIIKVLCLPSGAKKFSNTALKKGDIYNEAIKAGAKGLPFLKVLDNGELEGIPALTSSLELEDRAQLLKRCSAKAGDLILFAVGHHTMVNKTLNRLRLFAAHEMGLIDCALHHPFTAPNPEDMDDLSSARALAYDMVYNGVEIGGGSLRIFKREIQEKVLEIVGISPEQAEEKFGYLLECLDMGAPPHGGIAYGLDRLVMLVAGANSIRDVIAFPKTTTAQCALTNAPSKVDPQQLKDLSFPTS; encoded by the exons ATGGCTTCCATCCTACGCGTCGCGCCTTTCCTCTACCCTCGCCTCGCCCGTCTCGCTCGCTTCCCCAGCGCACTGCCTTCAAGATTCCTGACTCGAAGAGTCTTCGCTGCCTCTCGCTTCTCCTCCACCTCGCCGTCTTCGGTCTCTCCttctccgccgccgccgccggaaACCCTACCTTCCGATTCCCGGTCCGAAGCTCCGACGAGTTCTCCGCTGCAATGGGTCTCAAGAACAGCGTTCTGCGGCGACCTTGGGGTTGAGGACGTCGGGAGGCGCGTCCGGCTCTGCGGCTGGGTAGCCCTCCACAGGGTTCATGGCGGCCTCACCTTCCTCAACCTCAGGGATCCCTCTGGGATCGTTCAG gTTACGACGCTTCCTAATGAATTCCCGGATGCCTATTCTACTGTGAACAAGCTGAGGCTTGAGTATGTAATCACTGTCGAAGGGATTGTCCAGGCTCGGCCAAAAGAATCCGTAAATAATAAGATGAAGACCGGGGCTATAGAG GTTGCTGCAGAGCATGTTATAGTATTAAATTCTGTAAATCGTGCGTTGCCTTTTCCAGTTACTACTGCAGATGATGTAAAAGATATTATTACCGAGGAGATCCGTTTGAG ATACCGGTTCCTTGATTTACGTCGGCCACAAATGCAATCCAACCTGAGGTTGCGGCATAGGGTGGTCAAGCTACTTCGGCGGTATTTGGAGGACAAACATGATTTTGTGGAG ATTGAGACTCCAATACTATCTAGATCCACACCTGAAGGTGCCCGTGACTATCTCGTGCCATCACGTGTTCAG CCAGGGACATTTTATGCTTTACCTCAAAGTCCACAGTTGTTCAAGCAAATGCTGATGGTCTCTGGATTTGAGAGATATTATCAGTTAGCAAG GTGCTTCCGTGATGAAGATCTAAGAGCAGATAGGCAACCTGAGTTTACACAGCTGGATATGGAATTGGCTTTTACACCTTTGGAGGAGATGCTGAAACTTAATGAGGATTTGATTAGACAT CTCTTTCAAGAGATAGCCGGTATACAACTTCCAAATCCTTTTCCGAGGCTTACATATGCTGAAGCAATGAGTCGATATGGTTCAGATAGACCAGATCTTCGCTTTGATTTGGAACTAAGAGAT GTTTCTCATAAGTTTGGTTGTCACATTGAAAATTTTCTTCTGGAAATGCAGGTTAGTGACATTTTTTCAGGATATAATTTCAAGGTTTTTGCGGATTCATTAGAAAATGGAGGCATTATAAAAGTGTTGTGTTTGCCTTCAGGTGCCAAAAAGTTTTCAAACACAGCCCTCAAAAAGGGTGATATCTATAATGAAGCAATTAAAGCTGGAGCAAAGGGCTtgccatttctcaaagttttggatAATG GTGAGCTTGAAGGAATCCCAGCTTTAACATCAAGTCTAGAACTTGAAGATAGGGCACAGTTGCTGAAACGTTGCTCTGCAAAGGCAGGTGATCTTATATTGTTCGCAGTAGGTCACCATACAATGGTTAACAAGACACTCAACAGACTCAGATTATTTGCTGCCCATGAAATGGGGTTAATTGACTGT GCCCTTCACCACCCTTTCACTGCACCAAATCCTGAAGACATGGATGATCTTTCTTCAGCTCGTGCTTTGGCTTATGACATGGTCTATAATGGAGTTGAG ATTGGTGGGGGAAGTTTGAGAATTTTTAAACGCGAAATACAAGAAAAAGTATTGGAAATTGTCGGTATCTCCCCTGAGCAG GCTGAAGAAAAATTTGGTTATCTACTGGAGTGTCTTGACATGGGGGCTCCTCCACATG
- the LOC105044470 gene encoding aspartate--tRNA ligase, chloroplastic/mitochondrial isoform X1 produces the protein MASILRVAPFLYPRLARLARFPSALPSRFLTRRVFAASRFSSTSPSSVSPSPPPPPETLPSDSRSEAPTSSPLQWVSRTAFCGDLGVEDVGRRVRLCGWVALHRVHGGLTFLNLRDPSGIVQVTTLPNEFPDAYSTVNKLRLEYVITVEGIVQARPKESVNNKMKTGAIEVAAEHVIVLNSVNRALPFPVTTADDVKDIITEEIRLRYRFLDLRRPQMQSNLRLRHRVVKLLRRYLEDKHDFVEIETPILSRSTPEGARDYLVPSRVQPGTFYALPQSPQLFKQMLMVSGFERYYQLARCFRDEDLRADRQPEFTQLDMELAFTPLEEMLKLNEDLIRHLFQEIAGIQLPNPFPRLTYAEAMSRYGSDRPDLRFDLELRDVSHKFGCHIENFLLEMQVSDIFSGYNFKVFADSLENGGIIKVLCLPSGAKKFSNTALKKGDIYNEAIKAGAKGLPFLKVLDNGELEGIPALTSSLELEDRAQLLKRCSAKAGDLILFAVGHHTMVNKTLNRLRLFAAHEMGLIDCFSHSILWIIDFPMFEWNESEQRHEALHHPFTAPNPEDMDDLSSARALAYDMVYNGVEIGGGSLRIFKREIQEKVLEIVGISPEQAEEKFGYLLECLDMGAPPHGGIAYGLDRLVMLVAGANSIRDVIAFPKTTTAQCALTNAPSKVDPQQLKDLSFPTS, from the exons ATGGCTTCCATCCTACGCGTCGCGCCTTTCCTCTACCCTCGCCTCGCCCGTCTCGCTCGCTTCCCCAGCGCACTGCCTTCAAGATTCCTGACTCGAAGAGTCTTCGCTGCCTCTCGCTTCTCCTCCACCTCGCCGTCTTCGGTCTCTCCttctccgccgccgccgccggaaACCCTACCTTCCGATTCCCGGTCCGAAGCTCCGACGAGTTCTCCGCTGCAATGGGTCTCAAGAACAGCGTTCTGCGGCGACCTTGGGGTTGAGGACGTCGGGAGGCGCGTCCGGCTCTGCGGCTGGGTAGCCCTCCACAGGGTTCATGGCGGCCTCACCTTCCTCAACCTCAGGGATCCCTCTGGGATCGTTCAG gTTACGACGCTTCCTAATGAATTCCCGGATGCCTATTCTACTGTGAACAAGCTGAGGCTTGAGTATGTAATCACTGTCGAAGGGATTGTCCAGGCTCGGCCAAAAGAATCCGTAAATAATAAGATGAAGACCGGGGCTATAGAG GTTGCTGCAGAGCATGTTATAGTATTAAATTCTGTAAATCGTGCGTTGCCTTTTCCAGTTACTACTGCAGATGATGTAAAAGATATTATTACCGAGGAGATCCGTTTGAG ATACCGGTTCCTTGATTTACGTCGGCCACAAATGCAATCCAACCTGAGGTTGCGGCATAGGGTGGTCAAGCTACTTCGGCGGTATTTGGAGGACAAACATGATTTTGTGGAG ATTGAGACTCCAATACTATCTAGATCCACACCTGAAGGTGCCCGTGACTATCTCGTGCCATCACGTGTTCAG CCAGGGACATTTTATGCTTTACCTCAAAGTCCACAGTTGTTCAAGCAAATGCTGATGGTCTCTGGATTTGAGAGATATTATCAGTTAGCAAG GTGCTTCCGTGATGAAGATCTAAGAGCAGATAGGCAACCTGAGTTTACACAGCTGGATATGGAATTGGCTTTTACACCTTTGGAGGAGATGCTGAAACTTAATGAGGATTTGATTAGACAT CTCTTTCAAGAGATAGCCGGTATACAACTTCCAAATCCTTTTCCGAGGCTTACATATGCTGAAGCAATGAGTCGATATGGTTCAGATAGACCAGATCTTCGCTTTGATTTGGAACTAAGAGAT GTTTCTCATAAGTTTGGTTGTCACATTGAAAATTTTCTTCTGGAAATGCAGGTTAGTGACATTTTTTCAGGATATAATTTCAAGGTTTTTGCGGATTCATTAGAAAATGGAGGCATTATAAAAGTGTTGTGTTTGCCTTCAGGTGCCAAAAAGTTTTCAAACACAGCCCTCAAAAAGGGTGATATCTATAATGAAGCAATTAAAGCTGGAGCAAAGGGCTtgccatttctcaaagttttggatAATG GTGAGCTTGAAGGAATCCCAGCTTTAACATCAAGTCTAGAACTTGAAGATAGGGCACAGTTGCTGAAACGTTGCTCTGCAAAGGCAGGTGATCTTATATTGTTCGCAGTAGGTCACCATACAATGGTTAACAAGACACTCAACAGACTCAGATTATTTGCTGCCCATGAAATGGGGTTAATTGACTGT TTCTCGCATTCGATTCTGTGGATAATCGACTTTCCAATGTTTGAGTGGAATGAGTCAGAACAGAGACATGAG GCCCTTCACCACCCTTTCACTGCACCAAATCCTGAAGACATGGATGATCTTTCTTCAGCTCGTGCTTTGGCTTATGACATGGTCTATAATGGAGTTGAG ATTGGTGGGGGAAGTTTGAGAATTTTTAAACGCGAAATACAAGAAAAAGTATTGGAAATTGTCGGTATCTCCCCTGAGCAG GCTGAAGAAAAATTTGGTTATCTACTGGAGTGTCTTGACATGGGGGCTCCTCCACATG
- the LOC105044470 gene encoding aspartate--tRNA ligase, chloroplastic/mitochondrial isoform X2 has translation MASILRVAPFLYPRLARLARFPSALPSRFLTRRVFAASRFSSTSPSSVSPSPPPPPETLPSDSRSEAPTSSPLQWVSRTAFCGDLGVEDVGRRVRLCGWVALHRVHGGLTFLNLRDPSGIVQVTTLPNEFPDAYSTVNKLRLEYVITVEGIVQARPKESVNNKMKTGAIEVAAEHVIVLNSVNRALPFPVTTADDVKDIITEEIRLRYRFLDLRRPQMQSNLRLRHRVVKLLRRYLEDKHDFVEIETPILSRSTPEGARDYLVPSRVQPGTFYALPQSPQLFKQMLMVSGFERYYQLARCFRDEDLRADRQPEFTQLDMELAFTPLEEMLKLNEDLIRHLFQEIAGIQLPNPFPRLTYAEAMSRYGSDRPDLRFDLELRDVSDIFSGYNFKVFADSLENGGIIKVLCLPSGAKKFSNTALKKGDIYNEAIKAGAKGLPFLKVLDNGELEGIPALTSSLELEDRAQLLKRCSAKAGDLILFAVGHHTMVNKTLNRLRLFAAHEMGLIDCFSHSILWIIDFPMFEWNESEQRHEALHHPFTAPNPEDMDDLSSARALAYDMVYNGVEIGGGSLRIFKREIQEKVLEIVGISPEQAEEKFGYLLECLDMGAPPHGGIAYGLDRLVMLVAGANSIRDVIAFPKTTTAQCALTNAPSKVDPQQLKDLSFPTS, from the exons ATGGCTTCCATCCTACGCGTCGCGCCTTTCCTCTACCCTCGCCTCGCCCGTCTCGCTCGCTTCCCCAGCGCACTGCCTTCAAGATTCCTGACTCGAAGAGTCTTCGCTGCCTCTCGCTTCTCCTCCACCTCGCCGTCTTCGGTCTCTCCttctccgccgccgccgccggaaACCCTACCTTCCGATTCCCGGTCCGAAGCTCCGACGAGTTCTCCGCTGCAATGGGTCTCAAGAACAGCGTTCTGCGGCGACCTTGGGGTTGAGGACGTCGGGAGGCGCGTCCGGCTCTGCGGCTGGGTAGCCCTCCACAGGGTTCATGGCGGCCTCACCTTCCTCAACCTCAGGGATCCCTCTGGGATCGTTCAG gTTACGACGCTTCCTAATGAATTCCCGGATGCCTATTCTACTGTGAACAAGCTGAGGCTTGAGTATGTAATCACTGTCGAAGGGATTGTCCAGGCTCGGCCAAAAGAATCCGTAAATAATAAGATGAAGACCGGGGCTATAGAG GTTGCTGCAGAGCATGTTATAGTATTAAATTCTGTAAATCGTGCGTTGCCTTTTCCAGTTACTACTGCAGATGATGTAAAAGATATTATTACCGAGGAGATCCGTTTGAG ATACCGGTTCCTTGATTTACGTCGGCCACAAATGCAATCCAACCTGAGGTTGCGGCATAGGGTGGTCAAGCTACTTCGGCGGTATTTGGAGGACAAACATGATTTTGTGGAG ATTGAGACTCCAATACTATCTAGATCCACACCTGAAGGTGCCCGTGACTATCTCGTGCCATCACGTGTTCAG CCAGGGACATTTTATGCTTTACCTCAAAGTCCACAGTTGTTCAAGCAAATGCTGATGGTCTCTGGATTTGAGAGATATTATCAGTTAGCAAG GTGCTTCCGTGATGAAGATCTAAGAGCAGATAGGCAACCTGAGTTTACACAGCTGGATATGGAATTGGCTTTTACACCTTTGGAGGAGATGCTGAAACTTAATGAGGATTTGATTAGACAT CTCTTTCAAGAGATAGCCGGTATACAACTTCCAAATCCTTTTCCGAGGCTTACATATGCTGAAGCAATGAGTCGATATGGTTCAGATAGACCAGATCTTCGCTTTGATTTGGAACTAAGAGAT GTTAGTGACATTTTTTCAGGATATAATTTCAAGGTTTTTGCGGATTCATTAGAAAATGGAGGCATTATAAAAGTGTTGTGTTTGCCTTCAGGTGCCAAAAAGTTTTCAAACACAGCCCTCAAAAAGGGTGATATCTATAATGAAGCAATTAAAGCTGGAGCAAAGGGCTtgccatttctcaaagttttggatAATG GTGAGCTTGAAGGAATCCCAGCTTTAACATCAAGTCTAGAACTTGAAGATAGGGCACAGTTGCTGAAACGTTGCTCTGCAAAGGCAGGTGATCTTATATTGTTCGCAGTAGGTCACCATACAATGGTTAACAAGACACTCAACAGACTCAGATTATTTGCTGCCCATGAAATGGGGTTAATTGACTGT TTCTCGCATTCGATTCTGTGGATAATCGACTTTCCAATGTTTGAGTGGAATGAGTCAGAACAGAGACATGAG GCCCTTCACCACCCTTTCACTGCACCAAATCCTGAAGACATGGATGATCTTTCTTCAGCTCGTGCTTTGGCTTATGACATGGTCTATAATGGAGTTGAG ATTGGTGGGGGAAGTTTGAGAATTTTTAAACGCGAAATACAAGAAAAAGTATTGGAAATTGTCGGTATCTCCCCTGAGCAG GCTGAAGAAAAATTTGGTTATCTACTGGAGTGTCTTGACATGGGGGCTCCTCCACATG